One Microcoleus sp. bin38.metabat.b11b12b14.051 DNA segment encodes these proteins:
- a CDS encoding response regulator, with product MKKVLIVDDEPNILILMEQALEKLEDEDDVELLTARDGLEALNIIKEEKPDLVFLDVMMPKMSGLEVCNTVKNELGMEEVYIIMLTAKGQEYDKQNGMAVGANLYMTKPFRPKEVLVKAREILGLIAEI from the coding sequence GTGAAAAAAGTTTTAATTGTGGATGACGAACCGAATATTCTGATTTTGATGGAGCAGGCTCTAGAAAAGTTGGAAGATGAGGATGATGTAGAGTTGCTGACAGCGAGAGATGGACTTGAGGCGTTGAACATAATTAAGGAAGAAAAGCCGGATTTGGTTTTTCTCGATGTGATGATGCCGAAAATGAGCGGGTTAGAGGTATGCAATACCGTAAAAAATGAACTAGGTATGGAGGAGGTTTATATTATTATGTTGACAGCTAAGGGACAAGAGTATGATAAGCAAAACGGTATGGCTGTAGGGGCAAATCTTTATATGACTAAACCTTTTCGCCCGAAAGAAGTGCTGGTAAAAGCTAGAGAAATTCTGGGTTTGATTGCAGAGATTTGA
- a CDS encoding adenylate/guanylate cyclase domain-containing protein: MVRINLKKLISKKDLRVVIEGALGVLDAPIAIRNFEGAILFGEHCQSSFNTYPIVLADEVIGYVTGTQKAAFIADLLSYAASADLDIRTLAVDTLDKYEEVNFLYEFSSKIATCLGVSEVSELVVTEAKKLIEATNISVMLLNKKVGKLEIISARGKEYNHKTKIGPNIGIAGHILVSGKAEIVNDVLSDQRYLPGDNEMRSLICAPLTTQNGTLGVINISHSELINYTAQDLKLFTALASQAAAAIENALLHESKLKEERIKNNLERYLSPQVVQAVIEAKGEISLSPTKRNLTVLFSDIRDFTTKCEELPAEKIVMYLNEYFTEMVEVIFSHEGTVNKFVGDMIVAMFGAPSEVADRERKAIETAIDMQRRIERMSIPWITDNFLTGIGISSGEVVVGNIGSPQHMDYTAIGDEVNIASRLQSMAEGGQILVSDSVYSVTKDIFEFRKIGSVIVKGKKKAIETFEVIYHK, from the coding sequence ATGGTTCGCATCAACCTCAAAAAATTGATTTCTAAGAAAGATTTGCGGGTGGTTATTGAGGGCGCGCTCGGTGTTTTAGACGCTCCGATCGCTATTCGCAACTTTGAAGGAGCTATCTTATTTGGCGAACACTGTCAGAGTTCCTTCAATACGTATCCGATCGTCTTAGCCGATGAAGTTATCGGTTACGTAACTGGAACTCAAAAAGCCGCATTTATTGCGGATCTGCTGAGTTATGCTGCCAGTGCAGACTTGGATATAAGAACTTTGGCAGTAGATACTTTAGATAAGTACGAAGAAGTCAATTTCTTGTACGAATTTTCGAGCAAAATTGCTACTTGTTTGGGTGTTTCAGAGGTCAGTGAATTAGTGGTAACTGAAGCTAAAAAATTGATTGAAGCTACTAATATTTCGGTGATGCTGCTCAATAAAAAAGTTGGTAAATTGGAGATTATTTCGGCGCGCGGCAAAGAGTACAACCACAAAACAAAAATTGGGCCAAATATAGGGATAGCAGGTCATATTCTTGTTTCGGGAAAAGCAGAAATAGTTAATGATGTGTTGTCGGATCAGAGATATCTTCCGGGAGATAATGAGATGCGTTCTCTGATTTGTGCACCTCTAACCACTCAGAACGGTACGCTCGGCGTGATCAATATTAGTCATAGCGAACTTATTAACTATACTGCACAGGATTTAAAATTATTTACGGCTTTGGCTTCGCAAGCGGCCGCGGCGATCGAGAATGCACTTTTACATGAAAGTAAATTGAAGGAAGAACGAATTAAAAATAATTTGGAAAGATACCTTTCTCCGCAGGTGGTGCAAGCAGTTATCGAAGCTAAGGGAGAAATTTCTTTGAGTCCAACTAAGCGCAATTTAACGGTTCTTTTTTCGGATATTAGAGATTTTACTACTAAGTGTGAAGAGCTGCCTGCTGAAAAAATAGTGATGTATTTAAATGAGTATTTCACGGAGATGGTAGAGGTGATTTTTAGTCATGAAGGTACTGTGAATAAGTTTGTGGGAGATATGATTGTGGCAATGTTTGGGGCGCCTTCGGAAGTGGCAGATCGCGAAAGAAAGGCGATCGAAACGGCGATCGATATGCAGCGCCGGATCGAGAGAATGTCGATTCCTTGGATTACGGATAATTTTCTGACAGGTATTGGGATTAGTTCGGGGGAGGTAGTTGTTGGTAATATTGGTTCGCCACAGCACATGGACTATACTGCTATAGGGGATGAGGTGAATATTGCATCTAGGTTGCAGTCAATGGCTGAGGGAGGACAAATTTTGGTTAGCGATAGTGTTTACAGCGTTACTAAAGATATCTTTGAGTTTAGGAAAATTGGCTCGGTGATTGTTAAAGGTAAGAAGAAAGCTATCGAAACTTTTGAGGTGATTTATCACAAGTGA
- a CDS encoding metallophosphoesterase, whose protein sequence is MHRLLTGKLRVDCLTIPIANLPANLSGTKIVQLTDFHYDGERLSEWLLEEAIAAANEAEADLIFLTGDFITYDPAPIHDLVQRLKNLQSRVGVYAVLGNHDHYFPGAKIEVANALNNAGIRVLYNEVVYPLGSELALVGLADFWSGDFQPAPVMVSISQGISRIVLSHNPDTAEKLQKWRIDLQFSGHTHGGQIVIPGMGPLYAWVRKIGYLIPPAIRKFIPFMSACDRVVCHWEWASGLHQVGSNLLYVNRGLGTYAPGRLFCPPEVTVITLVCPEHSAVETASCQTKPASAG, encoded by the coding sequence ATGCACAGGTTATTAACTGGAAAACTGCGGGTAGACTGTTTAACAATACCGATCGCAAATCTTCCAGCAAATCTATCGGGTACTAAAATTGTACAGCTTACGGACTTTCACTATGACGGGGAGCGGCTGTCGGAATGGTTGCTAGAAGAGGCGATTGCGGCGGCGAATGAAGCGGAAGCAGACTTAATTTTTTTAACGGGGGATTTTATTACTTACGATCCGGCACCTATTCACGACTTAGTGCAGCGCTTGAAAAACTTGCAAAGTCGGGTGGGAGTTTACGCGGTTTTGGGAAATCACGACCACTATTTTCCGGGGGCAAAAATAGAGGTTGCTAATGCTTTGAATAACGCAGGTATTCGGGTTTTATACAATGAAGTAGTCTATCCTTTGGGGTCGGAATTGGCTTTAGTTGGGTTGGCAGATTTTTGGTCGGGCGATTTCCAGCCTGCACCTGTAATGGTATCAATAAGTCAGGGAATTTCTCGGATTGTTTTGTCTCACAATCCTGATACTGCGGAAAAGTTGCAAAAGTGGCGGATTGATTTGCAGTTTTCTGGACACACTCATGGCGGTCAAATTGTGATTCCTGGTATGGGGCCGTTGTATGCTTGGGTGAGAAAAATTGGTTATTTGATTCCTCCAGCAATACGAAAGTTCATTCCTTTTATGTCGGCTTGCGATCGAGTTGTTTGTCATTGGGAGTGGGCTAGCGGTTTGCATCAAGTTGGGAGTAATTTGTTATACGTGAATCGTGGTTTGGGAACTTATGCGCCGGGGAGGTTATTTTGTCCGCCGGAGGTGACAGTAATTACTTTGGTTTGTCCAGAACACTCGGCGGTTGAAACCGCTTCTTGTCAGACAAAACCCGCCTCCGCGGGTTGA
- the rppA gene encoding two-component system response regulator RppA, translating to MRILLVDDEVELTDPLSRVLTREGYTVDVAFDGASGNNLAMQGNYDLLILDWMLPRQTGLAICQQLRSQGRNTPVLFLTAKDTVDDRVQGLDAGADDYLVKPFELRELLARVRALLRRPPTFDPEMAVGRLQVADLQLDYDNQIAYRRDRTIDLSEKECQLLEYLMRHPGQLLTHEQIHQYLWNEAEKPSSNVLAAQIRLLRRKIESPGESVLIHTVYGRGYRFAEAN from the coding sequence ATGCGGATTCTTTTAGTTGATGATGAAGTTGAGTTAACTGACCCTTTGAGTCGAGTTTTAACCCGCGAAGGTTATACAGTTGATGTAGCATTTGACGGCGCCAGCGGTAACAATTTAGCAATGCAGGGAAATTACGATTTACTAATTTTGGATTGGATGCTACCGAGACAAACCGGATTAGCAATTTGCCAGCAATTGCGATCGCAAGGACGGAATACCCCAGTCCTATTTCTCACCGCCAAAGACACCGTAGACGATCGCGTACAGGGACTCGACGCAGGGGCCGACGACTATCTAGTCAAGCCTTTTGAACTGCGAGAGCTCCTCGCCAGAGTCCGCGCCTTGCTGCGCCGCCCCCCAACTTTTGACCCCGAAATGGCTGTCGGGCGACTGCAAGTTGCAGATTTACAGCTAGACTACGACAATCAAATAGCCTATCGGCGCGATCGGACAATTGACCTATCAGAAAAAGAATGTCAATTACTAGAATACTTAATGCGACATCCCGGTCAATTGCTAACACACGAACAAATCCATCAATATTTGTGGAATGAAGCAGAAAAACCCAGCAGCAACGTATTAGCAGCTCAAATTCGCCTCCTGCGACGAAAAATAGAATCACCGGGCGAATCCGTCCTAATTCACACAGTCTACGGGAGAGGCTATCGCTTTGCAGAAGCAAATTAA
- a CDS encoding glutathione S-transferase family protein yields MTKLTLVIGNKNYSSWSLRPWLAMKQAGLEFAEVRIPLDGAITHAEIRRYSPSGKVPVLIDGDLKVWESLAICEYVAERFANHLWPTDIAQRAIARSICAEMHAGFQNLRENMPMDCRNRYPGEGMTAGVEAEIDRIFTIWRECRQKFGTGGDMLFGKFTVTDAMFAPVVMRFVTYAVKLDSEAQAYSEALLALPAMQEWLAAACNESESIPHFKV; encoded by the coding sequence ATGACCAAACTAACTCTGGTAATCGGCAACAAAAATTATTCGTCTTGGTCGCTGCGCCCTTGGCTGGCGATGAAACAAGCTGGGCTGGAATTTGCCGAAGTGAGAATTCCCCTAGACGGGGCGATAACCCACGCAGAAATTCGGCGCTATTCTCCCTCGGGAAAGGTGCCAGTTTTAATTGACGGCGACTTGAAAGTGTGGGAATCTTTAGCAATTTGCGAATACGTTGCGGAACGCTTTGCAAATCATTTGTGGCCGACTGATATCGCGCAAAGGGCGATCGCCCGTTCCATCTGTGCTGAAATGCACGCAGGGTTCCAAAATCTCCGCGAAAATATGCCGATGGACTGCCGCAACCGCTATCCCGGCGAAGGGATGACTGCCGGTGTCGAAGCAGAGATCGATCGCATCTTCACCATCTGGCGTGAATGTCGCCAAAAATTCGGAACAGGCGGCGATATGCTGTTCGGAAAATTCACAGTTACTGACGCTATGTTTGCCCCCGTTGTCATGCGTTTCGTCACCTACGCAGTCAAATTAGATTCTGAAGCACAAGCTTATAGCGAGGCACTTTTGGCACTCCCTGCAATGCAGGAATGGCTAGCAGCAGCTTGCAACGAATCGGAAAGTATTCCACATTTTAAAGTCTAG
- the hisG gene encoding ATP phosphoribosyltransferase, giving the protein MITVALPKGGLLGDSIRLFKSVGLDFSAFLDSSNRQLQIYDTTGTAKALLVRTHDVPVYVEYGQADLGIAGYDVLREKTPKVANLIDLNFGKCRLSVAVKESSSYRRSVDLPPHGRVASKFVHCAREYFHNLNLPVEIVPLYGSVELGPITGMSEAIVDLVSTGKTLRENGLVEIDILFQSSAYLIGHPLSYRLNAGGVNELIGKLREQVLTTV; this is encoded by the coding sequence ATGATTACCGTAGCACTTCCCAAAGGCGGACTGTTAGGAGATAGCATTCGACTGTTTAAATCCGTTGGATTAGACTTCAGTGCTTTTCTCGATTCCTCTAACCGACAACTGCAAATTTATGACACTACCGGAACTGCAAAAGCTTTACTGGTAAGGACGCACGACGTGCCGGTTTATGTGGAATACGGTCAAGCTGATTTGGGGATTGCTGGTTATGATGTTTTGCGGGAAAAAACTCCGAAAGTTGCAAACTTAATTGATTTAAATTTTGGCAAGTGTCGGCTGTCGGTGGCGGTGAAGGAATCTAGTTCTTATCGGCGCAGTGTGGATTTGCCTCCTCACGGTAGAGTTGCTTCTAAGTTCGTGCACTGTGCGAGGGAATATTTTCACAATTTGAATTTGCCGGTGGAAATTGTGCCGCTTTACGGTTCTGTGGAGTTGGGGCCGATTACGGGTATGTCAGAGGCGATTGTGGATTTGGTTTCGACTGGCAAAACTTTGCGCGAAAATGGTTTGGTGGAAATTGATATTTTGTTTCAAAGTTCGGCTTATTTGATCGGTCATCCTTTGAGTTACCGTTTGAATGCGGGCGGGGTTAATGAGTTGATTGGGAAGTTGAGAGAGCAAGTTTTGACAACTGTTTGA
- a CDS encoding response regulator: protein MSNKSPCIMLVDDEPANLILLEELLHLQGYATVSALSGDEALSLARASRPDLILLDIMMPDMDGFDVCYLLRKDTALQTVPVIFLTALNDDTSRIRGLETMADDYLTKPFNSRLLLAKVENILQLSQMRSQVVSSQFNQQVKEQSKRQIAAAWEANEYLSEKFHLFVPEQLLERIAPKGIESIQLGNVTEEELTILFCDIRGFTAIAESQEARETFEWLNAFFTKMNECITSHGGFIDKYLGDAIMAVFDQPNSHAINAIEAAVAMQESLQEFNAIRHKYNLEYPVNIGTGINTGIGMIGTLGSDRRMDSTVIGDVVNTASRLENLTKIYGCQIIVSENAILHAREFINNIHPNSNSQESLLLKCDLEAETPERMIATSHATAADCHSPSNNYYYRWIDRVIPRGKQQAIEIYEIWPASSPDSEAKQLTQALFDKGIQGWQSERFAAALGYFQQLIEQNPADTVVRFYIEKCLEKLGLIPTTNTSSEMS from the coding sequence ATGTCAAACAAGTCGCCCTGCATCATGTTGGTTGATGACGAGCCAGCTAATCTGATTTTATTGGAAGAGTTATTGCACCTGCAAGGATACGCCACAGTATCAGCACTATCTGGCGATGAAGCGCTCTCCCTCGCCCGCGCATCTCGACCTGATTTAATTTTACTGGATATTATGATGCCGGACATGGACGGTTTTGATGTGTGCTATCTCCTGCGGAAGGATACGGCATTGCAAACTGTACCCGTGATTTTTTTGACAGCCCTCAATGATGACACCTCTCGCATCCGAGGGTTAGAAACGATGGCCGATGATTATTTAACCAAGCCATTTAACAGTCGCTTGCTGCTGGCGAAAGTTGAAAATATTTTGCAGTTGAGTCAAATGCGATCGCAAGTTGTATCTTCCCAATTCAACCAGCAGGTAAAAGAGCAAAGCAAGCGCCAAATCGCCGCAGCCTGGGAAGCTAACGAATATCTTTCCGAAAAATTTCATCTATTTGTACCGGAGCAGCTTCTCGAACGCATTGCCCCGAAAGGGATAGAATCAATTCAGTTGGGCAATGTCACAGAAGAAGAACTAACTATTTTATTTTGTGACATTCGCGGCTTTACTGCGATCGCCGAATCTCAAGAAGCACGCGAAACCTTTGAATGGTTGAACGCTTTTTTTACTAAAATGAACGAATGTATCACGTCCCACGGCGGGTTTATTGACAAATACCTAGGCGATGCTATCATGGCAGTATTCGACCAGCCGAACTCTCACGCTATAAATGCGATCGAAGCCGCTGTAGCAATGCAAGAAAGTTTACAGGAATTTAATGCGATCCGCCACAAATACAATTTAGAATATCCTGTCAATATTGGTACGGGAATTAACACGGGTATCGGCATGATTGGCACGTTAGGTTCCGATCGCCGGATGGACTCTACAGTAATCGGGGATGTGGTAAATACAGCTTCTCGCTTAGAAAATTTAACTAAAATATACGGTTGTCAAATTATTGTTAGCGAAAATGCGATCCTTCATGCCAGAGAATTTATCAACAACATACATCCGAACTCAAACTCACAAGAAAGTCTATTATTAAAGTGCGACTTGGAAGCCGAAACACCGGAGAGGATGATTGCAACTTCTCACGCAACAGCCGCCGACTGCCATTCGCCCAGCAACAACTATTACTATCGCTGGATCGATCGAGTAATCCCGCGCGGCAAACAGCAAGCCATTGAAATCTACGAAATCTGGCCCGCCTCCAGTCCCGACTCCGAGGCGAAGCAGCTTACCCAAGCTTTATTTGATAAAGGAATTCAAGGATGGCAATCCGAAAGATTTGCCGCCGCCTTAGGATATTTTCAGCAACTAATCGAACAAAACCCTGCTGATACAGTCGTCCGTTTTTATATAGAAAAATGCCTGGAAAAATTAGGTCTTATACCTACTACAAATACCAGCTCAGAAATGAGCTAA
- a CDS encoding ATP-binding protein has product MTTKLRATDRDKMEIDLQQLRADQELILNQVDNAIALFDSSDCLVLFNKKLAETWGLSPEWLATQPKCELLFAEIVDRGYLSLQQWEQFQQALQTSQAESLSFYFEQSNAVCLEVFVTITNSGGRLFTFRDVTVYQKSQASLNAEVRRLSFLLGLTERLQNSHSLQEIGQFALTYLVEATNAAFGDVKVISGKGKERQAAAISNQVSTQFLASYGEPVAKEMQELLDRGIPYGVGLLWEVVESGKPLFVDDYARHPNAVPEFRHPGIGQLGIFPIASTDGTIIGVLTLESRNVKKLQASLHQEVLTAACRTLGAAIERAQTQEHLRQVNQQLEYSSQLKSEFLASMSHELRTPLNSILGFSDLLLRQTSGQLSDRQINYVELIEKSGQHLLQLINDILDLSKIEAGKVELNLQPVRVHELATDCLKMIQPRADKKRIALSLELDYRITKVLLDERRMRQIVINLLSNAIKFTPERGQVKLSGRLAYGGEMNGDYRPDCSPVNASTPYFCLEVKDSGIGIPQERWHLLFRPFQQVDSSLSRRHEGTGLGLALTKRLAELHGGTVSFQSVCDRGSLFRVWLPLTEMRQELGSFAACALDSKLVPASAIVLPIGSKRILVVEDQPFNQMLISEVMELEGYRVEIIADGKAMVDRILAASTAPELLPDLILMDIQLPDVDGFELMRRVKADPVWESVPMIAVTAMAMAGDCDRCLEAGASAYLSKPLDLNLAIATVRSFLN; this is encoded by the coding sequence ATGACAACAAAACTAAGAGCTACAGACAGAGACAAAATGGAGATAGACTTGCAGCAGTTGAGGGCAGACCAAGAACTGATACTCAACCAAGTAGACAATGCGATCGCTCTGTTCGACTCGTCTGACTGCTTAGTTTTGTTTAACAAAAAATTGGCCGAGACTTGGGGACTGTCCCCAGAATGGCTCGCTACACAGCCTAAGTGCGAGTTGCTGTTTGCCGAAATTGTCGATCGCGGTTATTTATCCCTTCAGCAGTGGGAACAGTTTCAGCAAGCACTACAAACATCTCAGGCTGAAAGTTTATCATTTTATTTCGAGCAATCCAATGCGGTTTGTTTGGAAGTCTTCGTCACAATTACCAACAGCGGCGGGCGACTGTTTACCTTTCGAGATGTTACGGTATACCAAAAATCCCAAGCTAGCTTGAATGCAGAAGTCAGGCGGCTGAGCTTTCTTTTAGGTTTAACAGAACGCCTGCAAAACTCTCACAGTTTGCAAGAAATAGGTCAGTTTGCTCTCACATATTTGGTGGAAGCGACGAATGCTGCTTTCGGAGATGTAAAAGTGATTAGCGGCAAGGGAAAAGAGCGGCAAGCGGCGGCAATTTCCAACCAAGTTTCAACTCAATTTCTGGCTAGTTACGGGGAACCAGTAGCCAAAGAAATGCAAGAATTGCTCGACAGAGGCATTCCCTACGGCGTTGGTTTGCTGTGGGAAGTGGTGGAAAGCGGTAAACCTTTGTTTGTCGATGATTATGCCCGACATCCCAATGCTGTGCCGGAATTTCGGCATCCGGGAATCGGACAATTGGGCATTTTTCCGATCGCATCTACCGACGGTACCATCATCGGAGTCCTCACCCTGGAGTCCCGCAATGTCAAAAAACTGCAAGCCTCCCTCCACCAAGAAGTGCTCACGGCTGCTTGTCGGACTCTGGGGGCGGCGATCGAGCGGGCTCAGACACAAGAACACCTGCGCCAAGTTAACCAACAATTAGAGTATTCTTCTCAGTTAAAATCCGAGTTTTTAGCCTCGATGTCCCACGAATTGCGGACGCCTCTCAACAGCATTCTCGGCTTTTCTGACTTGCTGCTGCGCCAAACATCCGGCCAGTTGAGCGATCGACAAATCAACTATGTAGAACTGATTGAAAAAAGCGGCCAGCACTTGTTGCAGTTAATCAACGATATTCTCGATCTTTCTAAAATTGAAGCCGGGAAAGTAGAACTCAATTTACAGCCGGTGCGCGTTCACGAACTCGCTACAGATTGTCTAAAAATGATTCAGCCGCGGGCAGATAAAAAGCGCATCGCTTTGTCTTTAGAACTCGACTACCGCATTACTAAAGTTTTGCTCGACGAGCGGCGAATGCGACAAATTGTGATTAATTTACTTTCCAATGCGATCAAGTTTACCCCGGAACGCGGACAAGTTAAACTCAGCGGGCGTCTGGCCTACGGTGGCGAAATGAACGGCGACTACCGCCCTGATTGTTCTCCGGTAAATGCCAGCACTCCTTACTTTTGTCTTGAGGTGAAAGACTCCGGTATCGGCATTCCTCAAGAGCGCTGGCACTTGCTATTTCGACCTTTTCAACAGGTGGATTCTTCCCTCAGCAGGCGCCACGAAGGTACAGGTTTGGGTTTGGCTTTAACTAAACGTTTGGCTGAATTGCACGGGGGAACTGTTTCTTTTCAATCTGTTTGCGATCGCGGCAGTCTGTTCCGCGTTTGGCTGCCTTTGACGGAAATGCGTCAAGAGTTGGGCAGCTTTGCTGCTTGTGCTTTGGACTCTAAGTTAGTTCCTGCTTCTGCGATCGTACTACCAATTGGCAGCAAGCGGATTTTGGTTGTCGAAGATCAGCCGTTTAACCAAATGTTAATTTCTGAGGTGATGGAATTGGAGGGCTACCGGGTAGAGATTATCGCGGATGGGAAGGCTATGGTCGATCGCATTCTGGCCGCCTCTACTGCACCGGAGTTGCTGCCGGATTTGATTTTGATGGACATTCAATTGCCGGATGTTGACGGGTTTGAGTTGATGCGCCGAGTCAAAGCAGATCCTGTCTGGGAGTCGGTACCGATGATTGCGGTGACGGCGATGGCGATGGCTGGCGATTGCGATCGTTGTTTGGAAGCTGGCGCTTCGGCTTATTTGAGCAAGCCGCTGGATCTGAATTTGGCGATCGCTACAGTCCGTTCTTTTCTCAACTAA